A part of marine bacterium B5-7 genomic DNA contains:
- the pilC gene encoding type IV pilus biogenesis protein: MKKNNSHQFIQQLSALLDANVSLIQALWILHQEAATFSRTAIMKTLSSLHAGRAFYQAIKDFSVTDEVIQCVSVGEKTGRLAENLRALSLLLKEKEAFKQQVIQASIYPLFLLGSATCVLFMMLWAVVPKFASLYGDKQAIPAITHAIFRLSQMMHQHVYLIIVTSVLSMLFIVMQWRFLLGKSPLLHRVASNFSVANASRTMTYYLNAKLPVYNAISHLVEKPGLHQPIWRQCLNDLAQGCSLHDSLNKSNALPQLFLAMIHLGESSGTLTERFQYCAAHYHTLAIQQWQRCLRLLEPSVLIVLGLIIGFIVTALYMPLFSLGEYV, from the coding sequence ATGAAAAAAAACAATTCTCATCAGTTTATTCAGCAGCTCAGTGCACTCCTCGATGCCAATGTCAGTTTGATCCAAGCATTATGGATATTACACCAAGAGGCTGCTACCTTTAGCCGTACAGCTATCATGAAAACACTCTCTTCCTTACATGCTGGCCGCGCCTTTTATCAGGCCATCAAAGACTTTTCGGTGACAGATGAAGTTATTCAGTGTGTTTCCGTTGGTGAAAAAACCGGACGCTTGGCTGAAAACTTACGCGCCCTATCTCTTTTGCTGAAAGAAAAAGAAGCATTTAAACAACAGGTGATCCAAGCCAGCATTTACCCCTTGTTTTTATTGGGCAGCGCAACTTGTGTTTTGTTCATGATGTTGTGGGCGGTAGTGCCAAAGTTTGCATCTCTTTATGGCGATAAACAAGCGATACCAGCAATAACCCATGCTATCTTTCGTCTCAGTCAAATGATGCACCAACATGTTTACTTGATAATCGTCACAAGTGTGTTATCAATGCTGTTTATTGTCATGCAGTGGAGATTTTTGCTTGGCAAATCACCCTTGCTTCACCGTGTTGCCAGCAATTTTTCAGTGGCGAATGCTAGCAGAACAATGACATACTATTTAAATGCTAAATTACCTGTTTATAACGCAATTTCTCACCTTGTCGAAAAACCTGGCTTGCACCAACCTATCTGGCGTCAGTGTTTAAACGATTTAGCGCAGGGCTGTTCTTTGCATGATAGCTTAAATAAAAGTAATGCCTTGCCCCAATTGTTTTTAGCCATGATTCATTTGGGCGAATCGTCGGGCACTTTAACAGAACGATTTCAATATTGTGCTGCGCACTATCATACCTTGGCGATACAGCAGTGGCAGCGTTGTTTGCGATTGTTAGAGCCCAGCGTATTAATAGTGCTTGGCTTAATTATTGGGTTTATCGTCACAGCGCTGTATATGCCATTATTTTCTTTGGGAGAGTACGTGTGA